One genomic window of bacterium includes the following:
- the ssb gene encoding single-stranded DNA-binding protein, translating to MSTSRSMNKVMLIGNLTRDPALKQLPNGAMICTFGIATNKSWKDATGQLREKAEFHNVVAWNKLAEICSNVLSVGMLVYVEGEIVSEAWETNGVRVVRYEIRIEDMKIMDAKEKKGVGMEQAMSNAKVDTANMPSTVNEENPTLEPVESLSATDIEVPAKESDIASISESEDEKLF from the coding sequence ATGTCAACATCACGATCAATGAACAAGGTCATGTTAATTGGAAATCTTACAAGAGATCCTGCATTGAAACAACTTCCAAATGGTGCAATGATTTGTACATTTGGTATTGCTACAAACAAATCTTGGAAAGATGCTACTGGACAACTTAGAGAAAAAGCAGAGTTTCATAATGTAGTAGCATGGAATAAGTTAGCTGAAATTTGTTCAAATGTTTTATCAGTAGGTATGTTGGTATATGTTGAAGGTGAAATTGTATCAGAAGCATGGGAAACAAACGGAGTCAGAGTTGTAAGATATGAAATTAGGATAGAAGATATGAAAATCATGGATGCAAAAGAAAAGAAAGGTGTGGGTATGGAGCAGGCAATGTCAAATGCTAAAGTTGATACTGCAAATATGCCAAGTACAGTTAACGAAGAGAATCCTACACTAGAGCCTGTAGAATCACTATCAGCAACAGATATAGAAGTCCCTGCCAAAGAATCTGATATAGCTTCGATTTCTGAATCAGAAGATGAAAAATTGTTTTAG
- a CDS encoding 30S ribosomal protein S18 translates to MSILKKAKYKPWNKTCPFGRNPKKISYKDIETLKKYLSPRGRIFPSQMTGVSAICQRALAREVKKARHMALLPFVNYDATAQ, encoded by the coding sequence ATGTCTATATTGAAAAAAGCAAAATACAAACCATGGAACAAAACTTGTCCATTCGGTAGAAATCCAAAAAAGATAAGTTATAAAGATATTGAAACTTTGAAAAAGTATCTATCTCCACGAGGGAGAATTTTTCCTAGTCAAATGACAGGTGTTTCAGCTATTTGTCAACGAGCACTAGCTAGGGAAGTAAAAAAAGCAAGGCATATGGCATTGTTACCTTTTGTCAATTACGATGCAACTGCTCAATAA
- the rpsF gene encoding 30S ribosomal protein S6, with protein sequence MKYEIAFIIKSQLESTLDDTLVKIETEITTLMGEVTEKATWGKKRLAYPIEKNVDGFYYIWEFTIPSSKVGLLRKFMESNKDIVRSMITKL encoded by the coding sequence ATGAAATACGAAATTGCATTTATTATCAAATCTCAATTGGAATCTACACTAGATGACACTTTGGTTAAAATAGAAACTGAGATCACAACCCTGATGGGTGAAGTTACAGAAAAAGCAACATGGGGCAAAAAAAGACTTGCTTATCCGATAGAGAAGAATGTTGATGGTTTTTATTATATATGGGAATTTACTATTCCATCATCCAAAGTAGGGTTGCTCAGAAAGTTTATGGAAAGCAACAAAGATATAGTGCGTTCGATGATCACAAAATTGTAA